One stretch of Astatotilapia calliptera chromosome 3, fAstCal1.2, whole genome shotgun sequence DNA includes these proteins:
- the LOC113019175 gene encoding uncharacterized protein LOC113019175 isoform X3, producing the protein MREDAAENIEGGDEHGEATTSEAASGERRRSIAELQNMLKRVPQSPFHNRYKGGEWSDVTDNVEPQTNGVNGSSSRMNPFYAYYLENKGDITEDKRKKTSESVDCDSLFVSPPDFQSDLPSENRTEENGGMFPEPKNNLFKSQNDNNDQDLFHRSAPSHNATVNGFHDVTLNSPNLFKATPAQGQNLSKSFPTRSSDLFKGEEDYLFQADKKEDLFETAWAKKADPFDKAASTFVDPFTSPLNKEDDLFQTPKSTVANPFYTATEKADDLFQSPQPFYTAPTKETDLFQADSTKKDKQDTKEKELVGLSFKEDLSAFSTSSTNSVDPFASPITKDLFQDVSSLGDPFGSTPFTKYDPFQDVSSGTPDIFQRLPSQRRASKNISSDSSYSSLNSPSELKLGVPDASSSHVFKKSKAPPPVPPKPFQKPQEITLTTPRGTKHDILQPTPIIQAGDLSDSPSQSPSRMSNMQSFKRPPKPLPRTRHRRPERPPQPEKPLKPEMAPQLESPSEPEPSVPKVSPKPSFKNLKPITRRKQKTPEMKPVEPENYVVFEDILFIGQERCVEDWPDDSPQLDPNFKPSGTLRLRRESLKAMADSDGGSSEDGSHSKSKKKNKAFRMSHLSRRGSKSKSPDVINNGKSNTLPLTSKASKEQFSELQMSAGEFEDNKEMDYKKKSVKPKVGHLFRRPSANSPVLEEKDLNGHSPYASKGAALEQSSGEEEEEGETHGEKTKKLLKVKFVPRRGFVIAPVKTNDDSKGAHGYTPHKGSKEKSHDGAFGAHGYTPDKKTSWCAEELENEELNEMEDCKPKKAKPKPPLPVPRKAKTANGQSELIGFSYHTPQHASSNVFAEDYTTDRDFTSPGEMYDEDKQDEVDFYKPKKASKLQKSPKKVPKKLKHKNKATHAESEDPPGAGDYLSEAARAEWRAAQMDEQALADNENEDEDGDTDSLMEWWNTVEQWDEVASDDEEIVMKDESKSFTILADKVHRGLRVFNKVFTERAEVLWQDIIKLHAIADDINEFHQKAKIAGITGGTTTAVGGVTAIAGLALAPFTFGASLVITAIGVGVATAGGITSASAAISDNVNNMQDQKKVEIVLQEYETHLLDINKILHFVNEGLYKLRGHPFLRSGTQHYSEDWEIRRAVQIISLVDSPVMRATEMTDGAVAAVQGLFEGMDKFFTKDSRELKKSCKKEMVARLKEVAAVLNDTIVELNTFREELQEATGSI; encoded by the exons ATGAGGGAAGATGCGGCT GAAAATATCGAGGGAGGGGACGAACACGGAGAGGCGACAACATCAGAAGCTGCATCTGGAGAGAGACGACGT AGTATTGCGGAACTGCAGAATATGCTGAAAAGAGTTCCCCAGAGTCCTTTCCATAATCGGTACAAG GGTGGTGAGTGGTCAGATGTGACTGACAACGTTGAACCACAG ACGAATGGAGTCAATGGGAGTTCTTCCAGGATGAACCCTTTCTATGCATATTACTTG GAAAACAAAGGTGACATaacagaggacaaaagaaagaaaacttcgGAGAGCGTCGACTGTGATTCCCTTTTTGTGTCTCCACCTGACTTTCAGAGCGATCTTCCCTCTGAAAATAGGACTGAGGAAAATGGAGGCATGTTTCCTGAACCCAAGAACAACCTGTTCAAAAGCCAAAATGACAACAATGACCAAGACCTCTTCCACAGATCAGCACCAAGTCATAATGCAACTGTTAATGGTTTTCATGATGTGACCCTGAACTCTCCAAACTTATTTAAAGCAACTCCGGCTCAGGGGCAGAACCTCTCTAAGAGTTTTCCAACCAGAAGCTCTGACCTCTTTAAAGGCGAAGAGGACTATCTTTTCCAGGCTGATAAAAAGGAAGATTTGTTCGAAACTGCATGGGCTAAGAAGGCGGACCCTTTTGATAAAGCTGCCAGTACATTTGTAGACCCATTCACATCTCCTTTAAATAAGGAGGATGATTTGTTCCAGACTCCAAAATCTACTGTGGCAAATCCATTTTATACTGCCACTGAGAAGGCGGATGATCTGTTTCAGTCACCACAGCCATTTTACACAGCCCCAACCAAAGAAACTGATTTATTTCAGGCAGATTcaacaaagaaagacaaacaagatACTAAAGAGAAGGAACTTGTTGGCTTGTCTTTTAAAGAAGACTTGAGTGCGTTTTCCACTTCATCGACGAATTCAGTTGATCCATTCGCAAGCCCGATCACAAAGGATTTATTCCAAGATGTCTCCAGTTTGGGTGACCCATTTGGTTCCACTCCCTTTACAAAATATGACCCTTTCCAGGATGTTTCTAGTGGGACCCCAGACATTTTTCAGCGACTTCCATCACAGAGAAGGGCCTCCAAAAATATTTCCTCAGATTCCTCATACTCTTCTCTTAACAGTCCTTCAGAATTGAAATTGGGTGTGCCAGACGCATCATCTtcacatgtatttaaaaaatcaaaagctCCGCCACCAGTTCCACCAAAGCCTTTCCAAAAGCCACAAGAGATTACCTTGACAACTCCTCGGGGAACCAAGCATGACATTCTTCAGCCGACCCCCATCATTCAGGCCGGGGATCTGTCTGACTCGCCCAGCCAATCTCCAAGTAGAATGAGCAAC ATGCAGTCTTTTAAACGTCCGCCGAAGCCGCTTCCTCGAACTCGACATCGAAGGCCAGAACGGCCACCACAGCCAGAAAAGCCACTAAAACCAGAAATGGCACCACAGTTGGAATCCCCT AGTGAACCTGAACCAAGCGTACCGAAGGTCTCTCCCAAACCATCCTTCAAAAATCTAAAACCGATTACTCGCCGTAAACAAAAAACTCCG GAAATGAAACCAGTGGAGCCTGAGAACTATGTTGTCTTTGAAGACATCCTGTTTATTGGGCAG GAAAGGTGTGTGGAAGACTGGCCTGATGACAGTCCTCAGCTAGACCCAAACTTCAAACCT tCAGGAACACTGAGACTGCGAAGGGAGTCGCTGAAG gCAATGGCCGATTCTGATGGAGGAAGTAGTGAAGATGGGAGTCACAGCAAGAGCAAG AAAAAGAACAAGGCATTCAGAATGTCCCACTTGTCCAGGAGAGGGTCAAAG AGCAAATCTCCCGATGTCATAAATAATGGGAAGAGCAACACGCTGCCCCTCACGAGTAAAGCGTCCAAG gaacAGTTTTCAGAGCTGCAAATGTCTGCAGGAGAGTTTGAAGATAACAAGGAGATGGACTACAAA AAGAAAAGTGTGAAGCCAAAGGTTGGTCACCTGTTTAGGAGACCATCTGCCAATTCCCCTGTGCTGGAGGAAAAGGACTTGAATGGACATTCACCTTATGCATCAAAG GGGGCAGCTTTGGAGCAAAGTAGTggtgaagaggaggaagaaggggaAACTCATGGAGAG aAAACCAAAAAGTTATTGAAAGTAAAGTTTGTGCCACGCAGAGGATTTGTCATTGCTCCAGTTAAG ACAAATGATGATTCAAAGGGAGCTCATGGTTATACACCTCATAAAGGCTCAAAG GAGAAATCACATGACGGAGCTTTTGGTGCACATGGCTACACACCTGATAAGAAG ACCAGCTGGTGTGCAGAGGAGCTAGAAAATGAAGAGCTAAATGAAATGGAGGACTGCAAACCg aaaaaagcaaaacctaAACCTCCCCTTCCTGTGCCACGAAAAGCTAAGACAGCCAATGGACAGAGTGAACTAATCGGATTCAGCTACCACACACCCCAGCATGCATCAAGT AATGTGTTTGCTGAGGACTACACGACAGACAGAGATTTCACGAGTCCCGGAGAGATGTATGATGAAGATAAACAGGATGAAGTGGACTTCTACAAACCG AAAAAGGCCTCAAAACTTCAAAAGTCGCCCAAAAAAGTCcccaaaaaactgaaacataag AACAAAGCCACACATGCAGAGAGTGAAGATCCACCAGGAGCTGGTGACTACCTATCAGAGGCTGCTAGG GCAGAGTGGCGGGCTGCTCAGATGGATGAGCAGGCTTTGGCAGATAATGAGAATGAAGATGAGGATGGG GACACTGATAGTTTGATGGAGTGGTGGAACACAGTGGAGC AATGGGACGAGGTGGCATCAGACGATGAGGAGATAGTCATGAAAGATGAATCAAA GTCGTTCACCATATTGGCAGACAAGGTTCATCGAGGCCTGCGTGTATTCAACAAGGTCTTCACAGAGCGAGCCGAGGTCCTTTGGCAGGACATCATCAAGCTCCACGCCATTGCTGACGACATCAACGAGTTCCACCAGAAAGCCAAGATTGCTGGGATCACTGGTGGCACCACCACAGCTGTGGGCGGTGTGACAGCTATTGCTGGTTTAGCTCTGGCACCCTTCACTTTTGGCGCCTCTCTGGTAATTACAGCTATAGGTGTGGGTGTGGCGACAGCTGGAGGAATAACTTCGGCCTCTGCAGCCATCTCGGACAATGTTAACAACATGCAGGACCAGAAGAAG GTTGAGATAGTGCTGCAAGAGTATGAGactcacctgctggacatcaacAAAATCCTCCACTTTGTCAATGAGGGCTTGTACAAACTGCGAGGCCATCCGTTTCTCAGGTCTGGAACCCAGCATTACTCAGAGGACTGGGAGATCCGCAGGGCCGTCCAAATAATAAGCTTGGTCGACTCCCCCGTGATGCGAGCGACGGAAATGACTGACGGAGCGGTGGCCGCAGTGCAAGGACTCTTTGAAGGCATGGATAAGTTCTTCACCAAGGACTCCAGGGAGCTGAAGAAAAGCTGCAAGAAGGAGATGGTAGCTAGACTAAAAGAAGTTGCAGCCGTGCTCAATGACACAATAGTGGAACTTAACACCTTCAGAGAGGAGCTTCAGGAGGCCACTGGAAGTATTTGA
- the LOC113019175 gene encoding uncharacterized protein LOC113019175 isoform X1 has protein sequence MREDAAENIEGGDEHGEATTSEAASGERRRSIAELQNMLKRVPQSPFHNRYKGGEWSDVTDNVEPQTNGVNGSSSRMNPFYAYYLNNLVPHYQENKGDITEDKRKKTSESVDCDSLFVSPPDFQSDLPSENRTEENGGMFPEPKNNLFKSQNDNNDQDLFHRSAPSHNATVNGFHDVTLNSPNLFKATPAQGQNLSKSFPTRSSDLFKGEEDYLFQADKKEDLFETAWAKKADPFDKAASTFVDPFTSPLNKEDDLFQTPKSTVANPFYTATEKADDLFQSPQPFYTAPTKETDLFQADSTKKDKQDTKEKELVGLSFKEDLSAFSTSSTNSVDPFASPITKDLFQDVSSLGDPFGSTPFTKYDPFQDVSSGTPDIFQRLPSQRRASKNISSDSSYSSLNSPSELKLGVPDASSSHVFKKSKAPPPVPPKPFQKPQEITLTTPRGTKHDILQPTPIIQAGDLSDSPSQSPSRMSNMQSFKRPPKPLPRTRHRRPERPPQPEKPLKPEMAPQLESPSEPEPSVPKVSPKPSFKNLKPITRRKQKTPEMKPVEPENYVVFEDILFIGQERCVEDWPDDSPQLDPNFKPSGTLRLRRESLKAMADSDGGSSEDGSHSKSKKKNKAFRMSHLSRRGSKSKSPDVINNGKSNTLPLTSKASKEQFSELQMSAGEFEDNKEMDYKKKSVKPKVGHLFRRPSANSPVLEEKDLNGHSPYASKGAALEQSSGEEEEEGETHGEKTKKLLKVKFVPRRGFVIAPVKTNDDSKGAHGYTPHKGSKEKSHDGAFGAHGYTPDKKTSWCAEELENEELNEMEDCKPKKAKPKPPLPVPRKAKTANGQSELIGFSYHTPQHASSNVFAEDYTTDRDFTSPGEMYDEDKQDEVDFYKPKKASKLQKSPKKVPKKLKHKNKATHAESEDPPGAGDYLSEAARAEWRAAQMDEQALADNENEDEDGDTDSLMEWWNTVEQWDEVASDDEEIVMKDESKSFTILADKVHRGLRVFNKVFTERAEVLWQDIIKLHAIADDINEFHQKAKIAGITGGTTTAVGGVTAIAGLALAPFTFGASLVITAIGVGVATAGGITSASAAISDNVNNMQDQKKVEIVLQEYETHLLDINKILHFVNEGLYKLRGHPFLRSGTQHYSEDWEIRRAVQIISLVDSPVMRATEMTDGAVAAVQGLFEGMDKFFTKDSRELKKSCKKEMVARLKEVAAVLNDTIVELNTFREELQEATGSI, from the exons ATGAGGGAAGATGCGGCT GAAAATATCGAGGGAGGGGACGAACACGGAGAGGCGACAACATCAGAAGCTGCATCTGGAGAGAGACGACGT AGTATTGCGGAACTGCAGAATATGCTGAAAAGAGTTCCCCAGAGTCCTTTCCATAATCGGTACAAG GGTGGTGAGTGGTCAGATGTGACTGACAACGTTGAACCACAG ACGAATGGAGTCAATGGGAGTTCTTCCAGGATGAACCCTTTCTATGCATATTACTTG aataatcTTGTGCCCCACTATCAGGAAAACAAAGGTGACATaacagaggacaaaagaaagaaaacttcgGAGAGCGTCGACTGTGATTCCCTTTTTGTGTCTCCACCTGACTTTCAGAGCGATCTTCCCTCTGAAAATAGGACTGAGGAAAATGGAGGCATGTTTCCTGAACCCAAGAACAACCTGTTCAAAAGCCAAAATGACAACAATGACCAAGACCTCTTCCACAGATCAGCACCAAGTCATAATGCAACTGTTAATGGTTTTCATGATGTGACCCTGAACTCTCCAAACTTATTTAAAGCAACTCCGGCTCAGGGGCAGAACCTCTCTAAGAGTTTTCCAACCAGAAGCTCTGACCTCTTTAAAGGCGAAGAGGACTATCTTTTCCAGGCTGATAAAAAGGAAGATTTGTTCGAAACTGCATGGGCTAAGAAGGCGGACCCTTTTGATAAAGCTGCCAGTACATTTGTAGACCCATTCACATCTCCTTTAAATAAGGAGGATGATTTGTTCCAGACTCCAAAATCTACTGTGGCAAATCCATTTTATACTGCCACTGAGAAGGCGGATGATCTGTTTCAGTCACCACAGCCATTTTACACAGCCCCAACCAAAGAAACTGATTTATTTCAGGCAGATTcaacaaagaaagacaaacaagatACTAAAGAGAAGGAACTTGTTGGCTTGTCTTTTAAAGAAGACTTGAGTGCGTTTTCCACTTCATCGACGAATTCAGTTGATCCATTCGCAAGCCCGATCACAAAGGATTTATTCCAAGATGTCTCCAGTTTGGGTGACCCATTTGGTTCCACTCCCTTTACAAAATATGACCCTTTCCAGGATGTTTCTAGTGGGACCCCAGACATTTTTCAGCGACTTCCATCACAGAGAAGGGCCTCCAAAAATATTTCCTCAGATTCCTCATACTCTTCTCTTAACAGTCCTTCAGAATTGAAATTGGGTGTGCCAGACGCATCATCTtcacatgtatttaaaaaatcaaaagctCCGCCACCAGTTCCACCAAAGCCTTTCCAAAAGCCACAAGAGATTACCTTGACAACTCCTCGGGGAACCAAGCATGACATTCTTCAGCCGACCCCCATCATTCAGGCCGGGGATCTGTCTGACTCGCCCAGCCAATCTCCAAGTAGAATGAGCAAC ATGCAGTCTTTTAAACGTCCGCCGAAGCCGCTTCCTCGAACTCGACATCGAAGGCCAGAACGGCCACCACAGCCAGAAAAGCCACTAAAACCAGAAATGGCACCACAGTTGGAATCCCCT AGTGAACCTGAACCAAGCGTACCGAAGGTCTCTCCCAAACCATCCTTCAAAAATCTAAAACCGATTACTCGCCGTAAACAAAAAACTCCG GAAATGAAACCAGTGGAGCCTGAGAACTATGTTGTCTTTGAAGACATCCTGTTTATTGGGCAG GAAAGGTGTGTGGAAGACTGGCCTGATGACAGTCCTCAGCTAGACCCAAACTTCAAACCT tCAGGAACACTGAGACTGCGAAGGGAGTCGCTGAAG gCAATGGCCGATTCTGATGGAGGAAGTAGTGAAGATGGGAGTCACAGCAAGAGCAAG AAAAAGAACAAGGCATTCAGAATGTCCCACTTGTCCAGGAGAGGGTCAAAG AGCAAATCTCCCGATGTCATAAATAATGGGAAGAGCAACACGCTGCCCCTCACGAGTAAAGCGTCCAAG gaacAGTTTTCAGAGCTGCAAATGTCTGCAGGAGAGTTTGAAGATAACAAGGAGATGGACTACAAA AAGAAAAGTGTGAAGCCAAAGGTTGGTCACCTGTTTAGGAGACCATCTGCCAATTCCCCTGTGCTGGAGGAAAAGGACTTGAATGGACATTCACCTTATGCATCAAAG GGGGCAGCTTTGGAGCAAAGTAGTggtgaagaggaggaagaaggggaAACTCATGGAGAG aAAACCAAAAAGTTATTGAAAGTAAAGTTTGTGCCACGCAGAGGATTTGTCATTGCTCCAGTTAAG ACAAATGATGATTCAAAGGGAGCTCATGGTTATACACCTCATAAAGGCTCAAAG GAGAAATCACATGACGGAGCTTTTGGTGCACATGGCTACACACCTGATAAGAAG ACCAGCTGGTGTGCAGAGGAGCTAGAAAATGAAGAGCTAAATGAAATGGAGGACTGCAAACCg aaaaaagcaaaacctaAACCTCCCCTTCCTGTGCCACGAAAAGCTAAGACAGCCAATGGACAGAGTGAACTAATCGGATTCAGCTACCACACACCCCAGCATGCATCAAGT AATGTGTTTGCTGAGGACTACACGACAGACAGAGATTTCACGAGTCCCGGAGAGATGTATGATGAAGATAAACAGGATGAAGTGGACTTCTACAAACCG AAAAAGGCCTCAAAACTTCAAAAGTCGCCCAAAAAAGTCcccaaaaaactgaaacataag AACAAAGCCACACATGCAGAGAGTGAAGATCCACCAGGAGCTGGTGACTACCTATCAGAGGCTGCTAGG GCAGAGTGGCGGGCTGCTCAGATGGATGAGCAGGCTTTGGCAGATAATGAGAATGAAGATGAGGATGGG GACACTGATAGTTTGATGGAGTGGTGGAACACAGTGGAGC AATGGGACGAGGTGGCATCAGACGATGAGGAGATAGTCATGAAAGATGAATCAAA GTCGTTCACCATATTGGCAGACAAGGTTCATCGAGGCCTGCGTGTATTCAACAAGGTCTTCACAGAGCGAGCCGAGGTCCTTTGGCAGGACATCATCAAGCTCCACGCCATTGCTGACGACATCAACGAGTTCCACCAGAAAGCCAAGATTGCTGGGATCACTGGTGGCACCACCACAGCTGTGGGCGGTGTGACAGCTATTGCTGGTTTAGCTCTGGCACCCTTCACTTTTGGCGCCTCTCTGGTAATTACAGCTATAGGTGTGGGTGTGGCGACAGCTGGAGGAATAACTTCGGCCTCTGCAGCCATCTCGGACAATGTTAACAACATGCAGGACCAGAAGAAG GTTGAGATAGTGCTGCAAGAGTATGAGactcacctgctggacatcaacAAAATCCTCCACTTTGTCAATGAGGGCTTGTACAAACTGCGAGGCCATCCGTTTCTCAGGTCTGGAACCCAGCATTACTCAGAGGACTGGGAGATCCGCAGGGCCGTCCAAATAATAAGCTTGGTCGACTCCCCCGTGATGCGAGCGACGGAAATGACTGACGGAGCGGTGGCCGCAGTGCAAGGACTCTTTGAAGGCATGGATAAGTTCTTCACCAAGGACTCCAGGGAGCTGAAGAAAAGCTGCAAGAAGGAGATGGTAGCTAGACTAAAAGAAGTTGCAGCCGTGCTCAATGACACAATAGTGGAACTTAACACCTTCAGAGAGGAGCTTCAGGAGGCCACTGGAAGTATTTGA
- the LOC113019175 gene encoding uncharacterized protein LOC113019175 isoform X2, which produces MREDAAENIEGGDEHGEATTSEAASGERRRSIAELQNMLKRVPQSPFHNRYKGGEWSDVTDNVEPQTNGVNGSSSRMNPFYAYYLNNLVPHYQENKGDITEDKRKKTSESVDCDSLFVSPPDFQSDLPSENRTEENGGMFPEPKNNLFKSQNDNNDQDLFHRSAPSHNATVNGFHDVTLNSPNLFKATPAQGQNLSKSFPTRSSDLFKGEEDYLFQADKKEDLFETAWAKKADPFDKAASTFVDPFTSPLNKEDDLFQTPKSTVANPFYTATEKADDLFQSPQPFYTAPTKETDLFQADSTKKDKQDTKEKELVGLSFKEDLSAFSTSSTNSVDPFASPITKDLFQDVSSLGDPFGSTPFTKYDPFQDVSSGTPDIFQRLPSQRRASKNISSDSSYSSLNSPSELKLGVPDASSSHVFKKSKAPPPVPPKPFQKPQEITLTTPRGTKHDILQPTPIIQAGDLSDSPSQSPSRMSNMQSFKRPPKPLPRTRHRRPERPPQPEKPLKPEMAPQLESPSEPEPSVPKVSPKPSFKNLKPITRRKQKTPEMKPVEPENYVVFEDILFIGQERCVEDWPDDSPQLDPNFKPSGTLRLRRESLKAMADSDGGSSEDGSHSKSKKKNKAFRMSHLSRRGSKSKSPDVINNGKSNTLPLTSKASKEQFSELQMSAGEFEDNKEMDYKKSVKPKVGHLFRRPSANSPVLEEKDLNGHSPYASKGAALEQSSGEEEEEGETHGEKTKKLLKVKFVPRRGFVIAPVKTNDDSKGAHGYTPHKGSKEKSHDGAFGAHGYTPDKKTSWCAEELENEELNEMEDCKPKKAKPKPPLPVPRKAKTANGQSELIGFSYHTPQHASSNVFAEDYTTDRDFTSPGEMYDEDKQDEVDFYKPKKASKLQKSPKKVPKKLKHKNKATHAESEDPPGAGDYLSEAARAEWRAAQMDEQALADNENEDEDGDTDSLMEWWNTVEQWDEVASDDEEIVMKDESKSFTILADKVHRGLRVFNKVFTERAEVLWQDIIKLHAIADDINEFHQKAKIAGITGGTTTAVGGVTAIAGLALAPFTFGASLVITAIGVGVATAGGITSASAAISDNVNNMQDQKKVEIVLQEYETHLLDINKILHFVNEGLYKLRGHPFLRSGTQHYSEDWEIRRAVQIISLVDSPVMRATEMTDGAVAAVQGLFEGMDKFFTKDSRELKKSCKKEMVARLKEVAAVLNDTIVELNTFREELQEATGSI; this is translated from the exons ATGAGGGAAGATGCGGCT GAAAATATCGAGGGAGGGGACGAACACGGAGAGGCGACAACATCAGAAGCTGCATCTGGAGAGAGACGACGT AGTATTGCGGAACTGCAGAATATGCTGAAAAGAGTTCCCCAGAGTCCTTTCCATAATCGGTACAAG GGTGGTGAGTGGTCAGATGTGACTGACAACGTTGAACCACAG ACGAATGGAGTCAATGGGAGTTCTTCCAGGATGAACCCTTTCTATGCATATTACTTG aataatcTTGTGCCCCACTATCAGGAAAACAAAGGTGACATaacagaggacaaaagaaagaaaacttcgGAGAGCGTCGACTGTGATTCCCTTTTTGTGTCTCCACCTGACTTTCAGAGCGATCTTCCCTCTGAAAATAGGACTGAGGAAAATGGAGGCATGTTTCCTGAACCCAAGAACAACCTGTTCAAAAGCCAAAATGACAACAATGACCAAGACCTCTTCCACAGATCAGCACCAAGTCATAATGCAACTGTTAATGGTTTTCATGATGTGACCCTGAACTCTCCAAACTTATTTAAAGCAACTCCGGCTCAGGGGCAGAACCTCTCTAAGAGTTTTCCAACCAGAAGCTCTGACCTCTTTAAAGGCGAAGAGGACTATCTTTTCCAGGCTGATAAAAAGGAAGATTTGTTCGAAACTGCATGGGCTAAGAAGGCGGACCCTTTTGATAAAGCTGCCAGTACATTTGTAGACCCATTCACATCTCCTTTAAATAAGGAGGATGATTTGTTCCAGACTCCAAAATCTACTGTGGCAAATCCATTTTATACTGCCACTGAGAAGGCGGATGATCTGTTTCAGTCACCACAGCCATTTTACACAGCCCCAACCAAAGAAACTGATTTATTTCAGGCAGATTcaacaaagaaagacaaacaagatACTAAAGAGAAGGAACTTGTTGGCTTGTCTTTTAAAGAAGACTTGAGTGCGTTTTCCACTTCATCGACGAATTCAGTTGATCCATTCGCAAGCCCGATCACAAAGGATTTATTCCAAGATGTCTCCAGTTTGGGTGACCCATTTGGTTCCACTCCCTTTACAAAATATGACCCTTTCCAGGATGTTTCTAGTGGGACCCCAGACATTTTTCAGCGACTTCCATCACAGAGAAGGGCCTCCAAAAATATTTCCTCAGATTCCTCATACTCTTCTCTTAACAGTCCTTCAGAATTGAAATTGGGTGTGCCAGACGCATCATCTtcacatgtatttaaaaaatcaaaagctCCGCCACCAGTTCCACCAAAGCCTTTCCAAAAGCCACAAGAGATTACCTTGACAACTCCTCGGGGAACCAAGCATGACATTCTTCAGCCGACCCCCATCATTCAGGCCGGGGATCTGTCTGACTCGCCCAGCCAATCTCCAAGTAGAATGAGCAAC ATGCAGTCTTTTAAACGTCCGCCGAAGCCGCTTCCTCGAACTCGACATCGAAGGCCAGAACGGCCACCACAGCCAGAAAAGCCACTAAAACCAGAAATGGCACCACAGTTGGAATCCCCT AGTGAACCTGAACCAAGCGTACCGAAGGTCTCTCCCAAACCATCCTTCAAAAATCTAAAACCGATTACTCGCCGTAAACAAAAAACTCCG GAAATGAAACCAGTGGAGCCTGAGAACTATGTTGTCTTTGAAGACATCCTGTTTATTGGGCAG GAAAGGTGTGTGGAAGACTGGCCTGATGACAGTCCTCAGCTAGACCCAAACTTCAAACCT tCAGGAACACTGAGACTGCGAAGGGAGTCGCTGAAG gCAATGGCCGATTCTGATGGAGGAAGTAGTGAAGATGGGAGTCACAGCAAGAGCAAG AAAAAGAACAAGGCATTCAGAATGTCCCACTTGTCCAGGAGAGGGTCAAAG AGCAAATCTCCCGATGTCATAAATAATGGGAAGAGCAACACGCTGCCCCTCACGAGTAAAGCGTCCAAG gaacAGTTTTCAGAGCTGCAAATGTCTGCAGGAGAGTTTGAAGATAACAAGGAGATGGACTACAAA AAAAGTGTGAAGCCAAAGGTTGGTCACCTGTTTAGGAGACCATCTGCCAATTCCCCTGTGCTGGAGGAAAAGGACTTGAATGGACATTCACCTTATGCATCAAAG GGGGCAGCTTTGGAGCAAAGTAGTggtgaagaggaggaagaaggggaAACTCATGGAGAG aAAACCAAAAAGTTATTGAAAGTAAAGTTTGTGCCACGCAGAGGATTTGTCATTGCTCCAGTTAAG ACAAATGATGATTCAAAGGGAGCTCATGGTTATACACCTCATAAAGGCTCAAAG GAGAAATCACATGACGGAGCTTTTGGTGCACATGGCTACACACCTGATAAGAAG ACCAGCTGGTGTGCAGAGGAGCTAGAAAATGAAGAGCTAAATGAAATGGAGGACTGCAAACCg aaaaaagcaaaacctaAACCTCCCCTTCCTGTGCCACGAAAAGCTAAGACAGCCAATGGACAGAGTGAACTAATCGGATTCAGCTACCACACACCCCAGCATGCATCAAGT AATGTGTTTGCTGAGGACTACACGACAGACAGAGATTTCACGAGTCCCGGAGAGATGTATGATGAAGATAAACAGGATGAAGTGGACTTCTACAAACCG AAAAAGGCCTCAAAACTTCAAAAGTCGCCCAAAAAAGTCcccaaaaaactgaaacataag AACAAAGCCACACATGCAGAGAGTGAAGATCCACCAGGAGCTGGTGACTACCTATCAGAGGCTGCTAGG GCAGAGTGGCGGGCTGCTCAGATGGATGAGCAGGCTTTGGCAGATAATGAGAATGAAGATGAGGATGGG GACACTGATAGTTTGATGGAGTGGTGGAACACAGTGGAGC AATGGGACGAGGTGGCATCAGACGATGAGGAGATAGTCATGAAAGATGAATCAAA GTCGTTCACCATATTGGCAGACAAGGTTCATCGAGGCCTGCGTGTATTCAACAAGGTCTTCACAGAGCGAGCCGAGGTCCTTTGGCAGGACATCATCAAGCTCCACGCCATTGCTGACGACATCAACGAGTTCCACCAGAAAGCCAAGATTGCTGGGATCACTGGTGGCACCACCACAGCTGTGGGCGGTGTGACAGCTATTGCTGGTTTAGCTCTGGCACCCTTCACTTTTGGCGCCTCTCTGGTAATTACAGCTATAGGTGTGGGTGTGGCGACAGCTGGAGGAATAACTTCGGCCTCTGCAGCCATCTCGGACAATGTTAACAACATGCAGGACCAGAAGAAG GTTGAGATAGTGCTGCAAGAGTATGAGactcacctgctggacatcaacAAAATCCTCCACTTTGTCAATGAGGGCTTGTACAAACTGCGAGGCCATCCGTTTCTCAGGTCTGGAACCCAGCATTACTCAGAGGACTGGGAGATCCGCAGGGCCGTCCAAATAATAAGCTTGGTCGACTCCCCCGTGATGCGAGCGACGGAAATGACTGACGGAGCGGTGGCCGCAGTGCAAGGACTCTTTGAAGGCATGGATAAGTTCTTCACCAAGGACTCCAGGGAGCTGAAGAAAAGCTGCAAGAAGGAGATGGTAGCTAGACTAAAAGAAGTTGCAGCCGTGCTCAATGACACAATAGTGGAACTTAACACCTTCAGAGAGGAGCTTCAGGAGGCCACTGGAAGTATTTGA